The Anas platyrhynchos isolate ZD024472 breed Pekin duck chromosome 31, IASCAAS_PekinDuck_T2T, whole genome shotgun sequence genome includes a window with the following:
- the LOC119716259 gene encoding olfactory receptor 14J1-like, translated as MPNVSSVSEFLLLAFADRRELQLLHFALFLGIYLAALLGNGLILSAVACHHRLHTPMYFFLLNLALLDLGCISTTLPKAMANALWDTRAISYQGCAAQVFLFVFLMSSEYFLLTVMAYDRYIAICKPLHYGSLLGSRACAQMAAAAWGSGFLNAVLHTTITFSLPLCQGNVVDQFFCEIPHILKLSCSDAYLREVWALVLNVSLVFGCFVFIVLSYVEIFRAVLRMPSEQGRHKAFSTCLPHLAVVSLFVSTAVFANLKPPSISSPSLDLVVTLLYSVVPPAVNPLIYSMRNQELKDTVRKMFPYMPLKQP; from the coding sequence ATGCCAAACgtcagctctgtgagcgagttcctcctgctggcatttgcagacaggcgcgagctgcagctcctgcacttcgcgctcttcctgggcatctacctggctgccctcctgggcaacggcctcatcctcagtgccgtagcctgccaccaccgcctccacacccccatgtacttcttcctcctcaacctcgccctcctcgacctgggctgcatctccaccactctgcccaaagccatggccaatgccctctgggacaccagggccatctcctatcaaggatgtgctgcacaggtctttctctttgtatttttgatgtcaTCGGAGTATTTccttctcaccgtcatggcctatgaccgctacattgccatctgcaagcccctgcactacgggagcctcctgggcagcagagcttgtgcccagatggcagcagctgcctggggcagtggctttctcaatgctgttcTGCACACGACCattacattttccctgcccctctgccaaggcaatgtagtggaccagttcttctgtgaaatcccccacatcctcaagctctcctgctcagatgcctacctcagagaagtctGGGCTCTTGTGCTTAATGTTTCTTTAgtctttggttgttttgttttcattgtgctgtcctatgtggagatcttcagggcagtgctgaggatgccctctgagcagggccggcacaaagccttttccacgtgcctccctcatctgGCCGTAGTTTCTCTGTTTGTCAGCACTGCTGTGTTTGCCAACCTGAAGCCGCCCTCTATTTCCTcgccatccctggacctggtggtcaCACTTCtctactcagtggtgcctccagcagtgaaccccctcatctacagcatgaggaaccaggagctcaaggatacAGTGAGGAAAATGTTTCCATACATGCCTCTTAAGCAACCATGA